One genomic window of Pseudomonas aeruginosa includes the following:
- a CDS encoding CatB-related O-acetyltransferase, whose amino-acid sequence MNIFREALLNRRLKKALARHGCRMASGVETLRDGTQVTLEPNVKLGKAKIHSPALEVGAYTDVVSGCEFLEVASIGRFCSIATGVVIGQPRRSHPMHWLSTHAFTANPKLLRKPLQPEREATPARIGHDVWIGRDALILDGVEIGTGAVIGAQSLVNRDVPPYAVVAGSPARVLRYRFAPELIERLLASRWWELPLDVLGELPLDDPQACVEALERRPPQACQEARRLRIRHKPFAIEWLS is encoded by the coding sequence GGCACGTCACGGTTGCCGCATGGCCAGCGGGGTCGAGACGCTGCGCGACGGCACGCAGGTGACGCTGGAGCCGAACGTGAAGCTGGGCAAGGCGAAGATCCATTCGCCGGCACTGGAGGTCGGCGCCTATACCGACGTGGTCAGCGGCTGCGAGTTCTTGGAGGTGGCCAGCATCGGCCGCTTCTGCTCGATCGCCACCGGGGTGGTGATCGGTCAGCCGCGCCGCTCGCATCCAATGCACTGGCTGAGCACCCACGCCTTCACCGCCAATCCGAAGCTGTTGCGCAAGCCGTTGCAGCCCGAGCGCGAAGCGACCCCGGCGCGGATCGGCCACGATGTATGGATCGGGCGCGACGCGCTGATCCTCGATGGGGTGGAGATCGGCACCGGCGCGGTGATCGGCGCGCAATCGCTGGTCAATCGCGACGTGCCGCCCTACGCGGTGGTGGCGGGCTCGCCGGCGCGGGTGCTCCGCTATCGCTTCGCGCCGGAGCTGATCGAGCGACTGCTGGCGAGTCGCTGGTGGGAGTTGCCGCTGGACGTGCTTGGCGAATTGCCGCTGGACGATCCGCAGGCCTGCGTCGAGGCGCTGGAGCGTCGGCCGCCGCAGGCGTGCCAGGAGGCGCGGCGCTTGCGCATCCGGCACAAGCCGTTCGCCATCGAATGGCTGTCCTGA
- the rpiA gene encoding ribose-5-phosphate isomerase RpiA has translation MNQDQLKQAVAQAAVDHILPHLDSKSIVGVGTGSTANFFIDALARHKAEFDGAVASSEATAKRLKEHGIPVYELNTVSELEFYVDGADESNERLELIKGGGAALTREKIVAAVAKTFICIADASKLVPILGQFPLPVEVIPMARSHVARQLVKLGGDPVYREGVLTDNGNIILDVHNLRIDSPVELEEKINAIVGVVTNGLFAARPADLLLLGTADGVKTLKA, from the coding sequence ATGAACCAGGATCAGCTCAAGCAGGCAGTGGCACAGGCCGCCGTCGACCACATTCTTCCGCACCTCGACAGCAAGAGCATCGTCGGCGTCGGCACAGGCTCCACCGCCAACTTCTTCATCGATGCCCTGGCCCGCCACAAGGCCGAGTTCGACGGCGCAGTAGCCAGTTCGGAGGCCACCGCCAAGCGCCTGAAGGAGCATGGCATCCCGGTCTACGAGCTGAACACGGTCAGCGAGCTGGAGTTCTACGTCGACGGCGCCGACGAAAGCAACGAGCGCCTGGAGCTGATCAAGGGCGGCGGTGCCGCGCTGACCCGCGAGAAGATCGTCGCCGCGGTGGCCAAGACCTTCATCTGCATCGCCGATGCCAGCAAGCTGGTGCCCATCCTCGGCCAGTTCCCGCTGCCGGTGGAGGTCATCCCGATGGCTCGCAGCCACGTCGCCCGCCAACTGGTGAAGCTCGGCGGCGATCCGGTCTACCGCGAAGGCGTGCTGACCGACAACGGCAATATCATCCTCGACGTGCACAACCTGCGCATCGACAGCCCGGTGGAACTGGAAGAGAAGATCAACGCCATCGTCGGCGTGGTCACCAACGGCTTGTTCGCCGCCCGCCCGGCCGACTTGCTGCTGCTCGGCACCGCCGACGGCGTCAAGACCCTCAAGGCCTGA
- a CDS encoding YegP family protein produces the protein MAAKFHLKKAKDGQFHFNLHAANGEIILTSELYKAKDSALGGIESVRKNSQRDGAFEVKPANNGKFHFVLKATNGQVVGQSQLYASQANAEAGVQSVKRAAPEAGLSDES, from the coding sequence ATGGCAGCCAAATTCCATCTGAAGAAAGCGAAAGACGGCCAGTTCCACTTCAACCTGCATGCCGCCAACGGCGAGATCATTCTCACCAGCGAACTGTACAAGGCCAAGGACTCGGCGCTCGGCGGCATCGAGTCGGTGCGCAAGAACTCCCAGCGCGACGGTGCCTTCGAGGTCAAGCCGGCCAACAACGGCAAGTTCCACTTCGTGCTCAAGGCCACCAATGGCCAGGTCGTCGGCCAGAGCCAGCTCTATGCCAGCCAGGCCAACGCCGAAGCCGGCGTGCAGTCGGTGAAGCGCGCAGCGCCGGAAGCCGGTCTCAGCGACGAAAGCTGA